One genomic segment of Stigmatella erecta includes these proteins:
- a CDS encoding glycoside hydrolase family 3 N-terminal domain-containing protein — protein MRAVLWSSLVLLALVSLPPGQAAAQARKPQAFSHRKPDEARVERVLSSLSPREKVGQLLLAYPQLNKEGPVEVGGVLFVGGTLKKLDAAKARIQSSRERARIPPFFAVDIEGGGFNRLERHPSLKGLPLAREMAALEDGAVEAWGLKVGRAMREVGLNMNLAPVFDVAPQGHMFRNGRAFSGDPEVVKKKATAFARGLAQAGVVAIGKHFPGYGDLETDSDHERATVDWDEARVRREAGAFRAADRFLGGVMLSNIVYSRFGPKPAILEPALVALAHELGGLSVTDDVAIRALADQIGAEPAEVLRQAFLAGNDLILTTAPPDWAQGLDYFGILTALAEASPENRERLDTAVRRVLRLKDRLGLLEGL, from the coding sequence ATGCGCGCCGTGCTCTGGTCATCCCTCGTCCTTCTCGCGCTCGTGTCGCTGCCACCTGGGCAAGCCGCCGCACAAGCCCGCAAACCGCAGGCCTTCAGCCACCGGAAACCGGATGAGGCGCGCGTGGAGCGCGTCCTCTCGTCCCTGTCCCCGCGCGAGAAGGTGGGGCAGCTGCTGCTCGCCTATCCCCAGCTGAACAAGGAGGGCCCGGTGGAGGTAGGCGGGGTGCTGTTCGTGGGCGGCACCCTCAAGAAGCTCGATGCGGCGAAGGCCCGCATCCAATCGAGCCGCGAGCGCGCCCGCATTCCCCCCTTCTTCGCGGTGGACATCGAGGGCGGAGGCTTCAACCGGCTGGAGCGGCACCCGTCCCTCAAAGGGCTTCCGCTCGCCCGGGAGATGGCCGCGCTGGAGGACGGCGCGGTGGAAGCCTGGGGCCTGAAGGTGGGCCGGGCCATGCGGGAGGTGGGACTCAACATGAACCTGGCCCCCGTGTTCGACGTGGCCCCCCAGGGGCACATGTTCCGCAATGGGCGCGCCTTCTCGGGAGACCCGGAGGTGGTGAAGAAGAAGGCCACCGCGTTCGCGCGGGGCCTGGCCCAGGCCGGGGTGGTGGCCATCGGCAAGCACTTCCCGGGCTACGGGGACCTGGAGACGGACTCGGACCATGAGCGCGCCACCGTGGACTGGGACGAAGCGCGCGTGCGCCGGGAGGCCGGGGCCTTCCGGGCAGCGGACCGGTTTCTCGGCGGGGTGATGCTCTCGAACATCGTCTACTCACGGTTCGGCCCCAAGCCCGCCATCCTGGAGCCCGCCCTGGTCGCCCTGGCCCACGAGCTCGGCGGGCTCAGCGTGACGGACGACGTGGCCATCCGCGCCCTGGCGGATCAGATCGGCGCCGAGCCGGCGGAGGTGCTGCGGCAGGCGTTCCTGGCGGGAAATGATCTCATCCTGACGACCGCGCCCCCTGACTGGGCCCAGGGCCTGGACTACTTCGGCATCCTCACGGCGCTGGCCGAGGCGAGCCCCGAGAACCGGGAGCGCCTCGATACCGCGGTGCGGCGTGTCCTCCGGCTCAAGGATCGGCTGGGGCTGCTGGAGGGGCTGTAG
- a CDS encoding SGNH/GDSL hydrolase family protein — protein MAFHPAPPVDSPAPAAGERPAAAGAPSRESRQARLAAAQVIARALAPADSRRLTEPSPEEQALRELAASLHAPGASLENPCVERTGPFCTRTVLEPLFSALDGLRTGQASSPVRIAAFGNSLIAGDRIVDIVRDQFVRRFGDGGRGLLLIDRLAPYGPRTRTGTAEGWSVHTVGELKDSPWPFGLSGVVHVSSQARARSRFSLSGERQGTLFWLDQDSGPVELRVDGHPLLQTQPQNGGGHQQETFTLPPGAKTLELIAPQRGTALQGLALDKPGPGVVLDTLGVPSADASLFLRADEAMVAEQLRARAPALVLVMLGGNEVKRLQWKRSTSSQVERDLRRFLQRVTRATPEAACLVVGPVDAVLGPGAAKPFQQREHLEEVIGMEREIALEEGCAFFDMFAAMGGTGAIQRFHARGFMHDDLVHPKGRGLDVLGALLSRGLLRSWEDTPRTEPSAALARAWTTLLGVELLSHAAHPSRQARSVALLPGAPEGPWTDGVRRVLDTARARDASPSLFLAEPSSLRCATLVPRLGVAADGSGCLPVTPPPFPGGLQDPFQRGSVVGAWLLAELVRYDTLATAWQAP, from the coding sequence ATGGCCTTCCACCCCGCCCCGCCCGTGGACAGCCCCGCTCCCGCGGCCGGTGAACGCCCGGCGGCGGCCGGGGCCCCTTCGCGGGAAAGCCGCCAGGCCCGGCTCGCCGCCGCCCAAGTCATCGCGCGCGCGCTGGCGCCCGCGGACTCGCGGCGGCTGACGGAGCCCTCCCCGGAGGAGCAGGCCCTGCGGGAGCTGGCCGCATCGCTCCACGCCCCTGGCGCGAGCCTGGAGAACCCCTGCGTGGAGCGCACCGGGCCGTTCTGTACCCGGACGGTGCTCGAGCCGCTCTTCTCCGCGCTGGATGGTCTGCGCACGGGCCAGGCGTCCTCGCCCGTGCGGATCGCGGCCTTTGGCAACTCGCTGATCGCCGGAGACCGGATCGTCGACATCGTCCGCGACCAATTCGTGCGCCGCTTCGGGGACGGAGGCCGGGGCCTGCTGCTCATCGACCGGCTCGCGCCCTACGGCCCCCGGACGCGCACCGGCACCGCGGAGGGCTGGTCCGTGCACACGGTGGGAGAGCTGAAGGACTCGCCCTGGCCCTTTGGGCTCTCGGGCGTGGTGCACGTCTCCAGCCAGGCGCGCGCGCGCTCCCGCTTCAGCCTGTCCGGGGAGCGCCAGGGCACGCTGTTCTGGCTGGACCAGGACTCCGGCCCCGTCGAGCTGCGCGTCGACGGCCACCCCCTGCTCCAGACGCAGCCCCAGAACGGGGGCGGGCACCAGCAGGAGACCTTCACGCTGCCGCCGGGTGCCAAGACGCTGGAGCTCATCGCCCCGCAGCGGGGAACGGCCCTCCAGGGGCTGGCGCTCGACAAGCCCGGCCCAGGCGTTGTCCTGGACACGCTGGGGGTTCCCTCCGCGGACGCGAGCCTCTTTCTCCGGGCGGACGAGGCCATGGTGGCCGAGCAGCTCCGCGCGCGTGCGCCCGCGCTGGTCCTCGTCATGCTGGGGGGGAACGAGGTGAAACGCCTCCAGTGGAAGCGCTCCACGTCCAGCCAGGTGGAGAGAGACTTGCGCCGGTTCCTCCAGCGGGTGACACGCGCCACGCCCGAGGCGGCGTGCCTGGTGGTCGGGCCGGTGGATGCCGTCCTGGGCCCCGGGGCCGCCAAGCCCTTCCAGCAGCGTGAACACCTGGAGGAGGTCATCGGCATGGAGCGGGAGATCGCCCTGGAGGAAGGGTGCGCCTTCTTCGACATGTTCGCGGCCATGGGCGGCACGGGCGCCATCCAGCGCTTCCACGCCCGGGGCTTCATGCACGACGACCTGGTGCATCCCAAGGGACGGGGACTGGATGTGCTGGGGGCCCTGCTGAGCCGGGGGCTCTTGCGCAGCTGGGAGGACACCCCGCGCACCGAGCCCTCCGCCGCGCTGGCGCGGGCGTGGACGACGCTGCTCGGCGTGGAGCTGCTCTCCCACGCGGCCCACCCGTCGCGCCAGGCCCGGAGCGTGGCGCTGCTGCCCGGTGCGCCGGAGGGGCCGTGGACGGACGGCGTGCGGCGCGTGCTCGACACCGCGCGCGCCCGGGACGCCTCGCCTTCGCTCTTCCTGGCGGAGCCCTCGTCCCTGCGGTGCGCGACGCTCGTGCCCCGCCTGGGCGTGGCGGCCGACGGCAGCGGCTGCCTTCCCGTGACGCCGCCCCCGTTTCCCGGGGGGCTTCAGGATCCCTTCCAGCGCGGCAGCGTGGTCGGCGCCTGGCTCCTGGCGGAGCTCGTCCGGTATGACACCCTGGCCACCGCCTGGCAGGCCCCATGA
- a CDS encoding serine hydrolase, with the protein MSGPRRGPRAGWVLWVVLLVGSASAAPRPEAPVRSRTAPALLPPGTEALPDGQIQVLDTLLREQLKGRLLAGLSVGVARGDQAWTAGYGLRDIAQRRPATPRTTYRTASISKSFTAMAVMQLVEAGTVGLDDDIQRWVPEFPAKAWPVTVRQLLGHLGGVSHYRDPARENHLTQRMNTSEALALFKDWPLAAEPGTEFVYTSYGFNLLGALIENASGMPYGKYLQEKVFAPAGMVNTALDDVRTRDSHHAVGYRRVNGTLQRSARLDVSSRFAGGGARSTVVDLLAFGRAAMASTLVQPETTRRMQVSMETRDGRMTDYGMGWATYPVRGHYVVAHAGGQPETSTFLLLIPAERLAIALSANVEDQGELLKDLASAIAAQLLEGGPRRRPISGEDPVDEVLHEGLYRIFTYGRAFETFHRAGFAAPPEPGDVQAAFAEVSALLSRESLTADPRAALKTLKQAHQPRAGRLFIRVGVHMAAQLATALGPEALAAYPAEGALRFFEDYLRVCEQTPCAEALQFTPALRADIARLAGPWKTANAEAVRMRTLHAGPELPTALESLQRAFSGAPVHPDFSEEALALAQAPGTSAAQAALLLEWAWQTHPGSIAVLQARAEDFLRRGDAEAAELLYQRALARPLGPELLSAEKLLARANRNPLAAELLRLSVRLHPGSVALWKALAARERALGNVKPAEAALSQVRALAAPPPPAPSPTVP; encoded by the coding sequence ATGAGCGGCCCGCGCCGAGGCCCCCGTGCGGGCTGGGTTCTCTGGGTGGTGCTGCTGGTGGGCAGTGCCTCTGCGGCCCCGCGGCCCGAGGCCCCTGTCCGGAGCCGCACGGCGCCCGCGCTGCTGCCCCCTGGCACCGAGGCGCTGCCGGACGGGCAGATCCAGGTCCTGGACACCCTCCTGCGTGAGCAGCTCAAGGGCCGGCTGCTCGCGGGACTCTCGGTGGGCGTGGCCCGGGGGGACCAGGCCTGGACGGCGGGCTATGGCCTCCGGGACATCGCCCAGCGGCGCCCGGCCACGCCCAGGACGACGTACCGCACGGCCTCCATCTCCAAGTCCTTCACCGCCATGGCCGTGATGCAGCTCGTGGAGGCGGGCACGGTGGGCCTGGACGATGACATCCAGCGCTGGGTGCCCGAGTTCCCCGCCAAGGCCTGGCCCGTCACGGTGCGCCAGCTCCTCGGACACCTGGGCGGGGTGAGCCACTACCGGGATCCGGCCCGGGAGAACCACCTCACCCAGCGGATGAACACCTCCGAGGCGCTCGCGCTCTTCAAGGACTGGCCGCTCGCCGCCGAGCCCGGCACGGAGTTCGTCTACACCTCCTATGGCTTCAACCTGCTGGGCGCGCTGATCGAAAACGCCTCGGGCATGCCCTACGGGAAATACCTCCAGGAGAAGGTCTTCGCCCCGGCGGGAATGGTGAACACGGCGCTGGATGACGTCCGCACCCGGGACAGCCACCACGCCGTGGGCTACCGCCGGGTGAACGGCACGTTGCAGCGCTCCGCCCGGCTGGATGTCTCGTCCCGCTTCGCGGGCGGAGGGGCGCGCTCCACGGTCGTGGACCTGCTCGCCTTTGGCCGGGCGGCCATGGCCAGCACGCTCGTGCAGCCCGAGACGACGCGCCGGATGCAGGTCTCCATGGAGACGCGGGATGGGCGCATGACGGACTACGGCATGGGCTGGGCCACCTACCCCGTGCGCGGCCACTACGTGGTGGCGCACGCGGGGGGCCAACCCGAGACGAGCACGTTCCTGCTGCTCATCCCCGCGGAGCGCCTGGCCATCGCGCTGTCCGCGAACGTGGAGGACCAGGGGGAGCTGCTCAAGGACCTGGCCAGCGCCATCGCCGCGCAGCTCCTGGAGGGTGGCCCGCGGCGGCGGCCCATCTCCGGCGAGGATCCCGTGGACGAGGTGCTCCACGAGGGGCTGTACCGCATCTTCACCTACGGCCGGGCCTTCGAGACCTTCCACCGCGCGGGCTTCGCGGCGCCCCCCGAGCCAGGGGATGTGCAGGCCGCGTTCGCGGAAGTGTCCGCGCTGCTGTCGAGGGAGAGCCTCACCGCGGATCCCCGCGCCGCGCTGAAGACGCTGAAGCAAGCGCACCAGCCCCGGGCGGGGAGACTGTTCATCCGCGTGGGCGTCCACATGGCGGCGCAGCTTGCCACCGCGCTCGGCCCCGAGGCCCTGGCGGCCTACCCGGCCGAGGGGGCCCTGCGTTTCTTCGAGGACTACCTGCGCGTGTGCGAACAGACCCCGTGCGCCGAAGCCCTCCAGTTCACCCCGGCGCTGCGGGCGGACATCGCCCGGCTCGCGGGCCCCTGGAAGACCGCCAACGCCGAGGCCGTCCGCATGCGGACGCTGCACGCGGGGCCCGAGCTGCCCACGGCGCTCGAATCCCTCCAGCGTGCCTTCAGCGGGGCGCCGGTGCACCCGGACTTCTCCGAGGAGGCCCTGGCGCTTGCCCAGGCGCCGGGCACGTCCGCCGCGCAGGCGGCGCTGCTGCTCGAGTGGGCCTGGCAAACCCACCCCGGGAGCATCGCCGTCCTGCAAGCCCGCGCCGAGGACTTCCTCCGGCGGGGAGATGCCGAGGCGGCGGAGCTGCTGTACCAGCGGGCCCTGGCGCGGCCCCTGGGGCCCGAGCTGCTCTCCGCCGAGAAGCTCCTGGCCCGGGCGAACCGGAACCCCCTGGCGGCGGAGCTGCTGCGGCTCTCCGTGCGGCTGCACCCCGGCTCGGTGGCCCTGTGGAAGGCGCTCGCGGCGCGGGAGCGGGCCCTGGGCAACGTGAAACCGGCGGAGGCCGCCCTCTCGCAGGTCCGGGCGCTGGCCGCCCCCCCGCCTCCTGCTCCAAGCCCCACGGTTCCCTAG